A genomic segment from Sphingomonas astaxanthinifaciens DSM 22298 encodes:
- a CDS encoding HNH endonuclease codes for MPITVGDIVEALSALGGEAHLAQITEAVRKIATPPLPPSTENVIRGRLQEHSSDAQSFKGKRDLFRSVHGVAARRGIWALREDELQPKNLDAMYDDAEPSAFEGALKLRQHLRRERSKKLVSDFKAQLEDFRCSVCKFDFEAKYGKIGAGFIEAHHIIPVAMIEPGVATKLSDLVAVCSNCHRMLHRDGLITWVELQSLLQTSTSDP; via the coding sequence TCGAGGCACTCTCGGCACTGGGAGGTGAGGCTCATCTTGCGCAGATCACAGAAGCGGTGCGGAAGATCGCCACACCTCCACTGCCACCCTCTACTGAGAACGTCATTCGTGGTCGCTTGCAGGAACACTCCTCCGATGCCCAATCATTCAAGGGCAAGCGAGACCTCTTCCGTAGCGTGCACGGCGTCGCGGCTCGGCGCGGTATCTGGGCTCTCAGAGAAGACGAACTGCAGCCCAAAAACCTAGACGCAATGTATGATGATGCCGAGCCGTCAGCCTTCGAGGGCGCTCTGAAACTACGGCAGCACCTTCGCCGGGAGAGGTCGAAGAAACTGGTCAGCGACTTTAAGGCGCAGCTTGAGGATTTCCGGTGCAGCGTCTGCAAATTCGATTTCGAGGCCAAATATGGAAAGATTGGAGCGGGATTCATCGAAGCTCATCACATCATACCAGTGGCCATGATCGAGCCAGGGGTTGCAACCAAGCTCTCTGACCTTGTTGCGGTTTGCTCGAATTGTCATCGGATGCTGCATCGTGATGGACTGATCACGTGGGTTGAGCTGCAAAGCTTGCTGCAAACTTCAACTTCTGACCCCTAG